The Anas platyrhynchos isolate ZD024472 breed Pekin duck chromosome 3, IASCAAS_PekinDuck_T2T, whole genome shotgun sequence genome includes a window with the following:
- the PPM1B gene encoding protein phosphatase 1B isoform X5, whose protein sequence is MGAFLDKPKTEKHNAHGAGNGLRYGLSSMQGWRVEMEDAHTAVVGIPHGLEDWSFFAVYDGHAGSRVANYCSTHLLEHITNNEDFRAAEKPGSALEPSVENVKSGIRTGFLKIDEYMRNFSDLRNGMDRSGSTAVGVMISPEHVYFINCGDSRAVLYRNGQVCFSTQDHKPCNPREKERIQNAGGSVMIQRVNGSLAVSRALGDYDYKCVDGKGPTEQLVSPEPEVCEILRAEEDEFIILACDGIWDVMSNEELCEFVKSRLEVSDDLEKVCNWVVDTCLHKGSRDNMSIVLVCFSNAPKVSDEAVKKDAELDKHLESRVEEIMEKSGEEGMPDLAHVIRILSAENIPNLPPGGGLAGKRNIIEAVYSRLNPHRENEGGAGDLEDPW, encoded by the exons ATGGGTGCATTTTTGGATAAACCAAAAACTGAAAAGCATAATGCTCATGGTGCAGGGAATGGCTTGCGTTATGGCCTCAGCAGTATGCAGGGATGGAGAGTGGAAATGGAAGATGCTCACACAGCTGTTGTGGGTATTCCTCACGGCTTAGAGGACTGGTCCTTTTTTGCTGTCTATGATGGTCACGCAGGATCTCGTGTTGCAAATTATTGCTCCACACACTTACTAGAACACATCACTAACAATGAAGACTTTAGGGCGGCAGAAAAACCTGGATCTGCTCTTGAACCTTCAGTGGAAAATGTCAAGAGTGGAATCAGAACTGGCTTTTTGAAAATTGATGAGTATATGCGCAATTTCTCAGACCTCAGAAATGGGATGGACAGAAGTGGCTCAACAGCAGTGGGAGTTATGATTTCACCTGAGCATGTATACTTTATCAATTGTGGTGATTCACGTGCTGTTCTCTATAGGAATGGACAAGTCTGTTTTTCAACACAGGATCACAAACCTTGCAACCCAAGGGAGAAAGAGCGAATCCAGAACGCAGGAGGCAGTGTAATGATTCAGCGCGTTAATGGTTCATTGGCAGTTTCTCGAGCTCTGGGGGACTATGACTACAAGTGTGTTGACGGTAAAGGCCCTACAGAACAACTTGTTTCTCCAGAGCCAGAGGTTTGTGAAATTTTAAGGGCAGAAGAAGATGAGTTTATCATCTTGGCTTGTGATGGAATCTGGGATGTAATGAGCAACGAAGAGCTCTGTGAATTTGTTAAGTCTAGACTTGAAGTATCAGATGACCTGGAAAAAGTGTGCAATTGGGTAGTGGACACTTGTTTACATAAG GGGAGTCGTGATAACATGAGTATTGTActagtttgtttttcaaatgctcCTAAGGTCTCAGATGAGGCAGTGAAAAAAGATGCAGAGTTGGATAAGCACTTGGAATCACGGGTTGAAG AAATTATGGAAAAATCAGGTGAAGAAGGAATGCCTGATCTTGCGCATGTTATTCGTATTTTATCTGCGGAGAATATCCCTAATTTACCACCAGGAGGTGGTTTAGCTGGCAA GCGTAATATTATTGAAGCTGTGTACAGTAGACTGAATCCACACAGAGAGAACGAGGGG GGTGCTGGAGATCTAGAAGATCCGTGGTAG
- the PPM1B gene encoding protein phosphatase 1B isoform X3, giving the protein MMFYSTFLKRSSKEIRYCINMGAFLDKPKTEKHNAHGAGNGLRYGLSSMQGWRVEMEDAHTAVVGIPHGLEDWSFFAVYDGHAGSRVANYCSTHLLEHITNNEDFRAAEKPGSALEPSVENVKSGIRTGFLKIDEYMRNFSDLRNGMDRSGSTAVGVMISPEHVYFINCGDSRAVLYRNGQVCFSTQDHKPCNPREKERIQNAGGSVMIQRVNGSLAVSRALGDYDYKCVDGKGPTEQLVSPEPEVCEILRAEEDEFIILACDGIWDVMSNEELCEFVKSRLEVSDDLEKVCNWVVDTCLHKGSRDNMSIVLVCFSNAPKVSDEAVKKDAELDKHLESRVEEIMEKSGEEGMPDLAHVIRILSAENIPNLPPGGGLAGKRNIIEAVYSRLNPHRENEGGAGDLEDPW; this is encoded by the exons aTTCGTTATTGCATAAACATGGGTGCATTTTTGGATAAACCAAAAACTGAAAAGCATAATGCTCATGGTGCAGGGAATGGCTTGCGTTATGGCCTCAGCAGTATGCAGGGATGGAGAGTGGAAATGGAAGATGCTCACACAGCTGTTGTGGGTATTCCTCACGGCTTAGAGGACTGGTCCTTTTTTGCTGTCTATGATGGTCACGCAGGATCTCGTGTTGCAAATTATTGCTCCACACACTTACTAGAACACATCACTAACAATGAAGACTTTAGGGCGGCAGAAAAACCTGGATCTGCTCTTGAACCTTCAGTGGAAAATGTCAAGAGTGGAATCAGAACTGGCTTTTTGAAAATTGATGAGTATATGCGCAATTTCTCAGACCTCAGAAATGGGATGGACAGAAGTGGCTCAACAGCAGTGGGAGTTATGATTTCACCTGAGCATGTATACTTTATCAATTGTGGTGATTCACGTGCTGTTCTCTATAGGAATGGACAAGTCTGTTTTTCAACACAGGATCACAAACCTTGCAACCCAAGGGAGAAAGAGCGAATCCAGAACGCAGGAGGCAGTGTAATGATTCAGCGCGTTAATGGTTCATTGGCAGTTTCTCGAGCTCTGGGGGACTATGACTACAAGTGTGTTGACGGTAAAGGCCCTACAGAACAACTTGTTTCTCCAGAGCCAGAGGTTTGTGAAATTTTAAGGGCAGAAGAAGATGAGTTTATCATCTTGGCTTGTGATGGAATCTGGGATGTAATGAGCAACGAAGAGCTCTGTGAATTTGTTAAGTCTAGACTTGAAGTATCAGATGACCTGGAAAAAGTGTGCAATTGGGTAGTGGACACTTGTTTACATAAG GGGAGTCGTGATAACATGAGTATTGTActagtttgtttttcaaatgctcCTAAGGTCTCAGATGAGGCAGTGAAAAAAGATGCAGAGTTGGATAAGCACTTGGAATCACGGGTTGAAG AAATTATGGAAAAATCAGGTGAAGAAGGAATGCCTGATCTTGCGCATGTTATTCGTATTTTATCTGCGGAGAATATCCCTAATTTACCACCAGGAGGTGGTTTAGCTGGCAA GCGTAATATTATTGAAGCTGTGTACAGTAGACTGAATCCACACAGAGAGAACGAGGGG GGTGCTGGAGATCTAGAAGATCCGTGGTAG
- the PPM1B gene encoding protein phosphatase 1B isoform X1, which yields MMFYSTFLKRSSKEIRYCINMGAFLDKPKTEKHNAHGAGNGLRYGLSSMQGWRVEMEDAHTAVVGIPHGLEDWSFFAVYDGHAGSRVANYCSTHLLEHITNNEDFRAAEKPGSALEPSVENVKSGIRTGFLKIDEYMRNFSDLRNGMDRSGSTAVGVMISPEHVYFINCGDSRAVLYRNGQVCFSTQDHKPCNPREKERIQNAGGSVMIQRVNGSLAVSRALGDYDYKCVDGKGPTEQLVSPEPEVCEILRAEEDEFIILACDGIWDVMSNEELCEFVKSRLEVSDDLEKVCNWVVDTCLHKGSRDNMSIVLVCFSNAPKVSDEAVKKDAELDKHLESRVEEIMEKSGEEGMPDLAHVIRILSAENIPNLPPGGGLAGKRNIIEAVYSRLNPHRENEGDPGEAEESGTQGKLVEALRQMRINHRGNYRHLLEEMLTSYRLAKIQGEECTAESAATSTSDNDAGPSDPVSENPTESGNHLAETQISSEDSGMNETSDKQT from the exons aTTCGTTATTGCATAAACATGGGTGCATTTTTGGATAAACCAAAAACTGAAAAGCATAATGCTCATGGTGCAGGGAATGGCTTGCGTTATGGCCTCAGCAGTATGCAGGGATGGAGAGTGGAAATGGAAGATGCTCACACAGCTGTTGTGGGTATTCCTCACGGCTTAGAGGACTGGTCCTTTTTTGCTGTCTATGATGGTCACGCAGGATCTCGTGTTGCAAATTATTGCTCCACACACTTACTAGAACACATCACTAACAATGAAGACTTTAGGGCGGCAGAAAAACCTGGATCTGCTCTTGAACCTTCAGTGGAAAATGTCAAGAGTGGAATCAGAACTGGCTTTTTGAAAATTGATGAGTATATGCGCAATTTCTCAGACCTCAGAAATGGGATGGACAGAAGTGGCTCAACAGCAGTGGGAGTTATGATTTCACCTGAGCATGTATACTTTATCAATTGTGGTGATTCACGTGCTGTTCTCTATAGGAATGGACAAGTCTGTTTTTCAACACAGGATCACAAACCTTGCAACCCAAGGGAGAAAGAGCGAATCCAGAACGCAGGAGGCAGTGTAATGATTCAGCGCGTTAATGGTTCATTGGCAGTTTCTCGAGCTCTGGGGGACTATGACTACAAGTGTGTTGACGGTAAAGGCCCTACAGAACAACTTGTTTCTCCAGAGCCAGAGGTTTGTGAAATTTTAAGGGCAGAAGAAGATGAGTTTATCATCTTGGCTTGTGATGGAATCTGGGATGTAATGAGCAACGAAGAGCTCTGTGAATTTGTTAAGTCTAGACTTGAAGTATCAGATGACCTGGAAAAAGTGTGCAATTGGGTAGTGGACACTTGTTTACATAAG GGGAGTCGTGATAACATGAGTATTGTActagtttgtttttcaaatgctcCTAAGGTCTCAGATGAGGCAGTGAAAAAAGATGCAGAGTTGGATAAGCACTTGGAATCACGGGTTGAAG AAATTATGGAAAAATCAGGTGAAGAAGGAATGCCTGATCTTGCGCATGTTATTCGTATTTTATCTGCGGAGAATATCCCTAATTTACCACCAGGAGGTGGTTTAGCTGGCAA GCGTAATATTATTGAAGCTGTGTACAGTAGACTGAATCCACACAGAGAGAACGAGGGG GACCCTGGCGAAGCCGAGGAAAGTGGAACACAGGGAAAATTGGTGGAAGCACTCAGGCAAATGAGAATTAATCATAGGGGAAACTACCGCCACCTTCTGGAAGAGATGCTGACTAGTTACAGGCTAGCTAAGATACAGGGAGAAGAGTGCACTGCTGAATCAGCTGCAACTTCTACTTCAGATAATGATGCTGGACCCAGTGACCCTGTATCAGAAAACCCCACAGAATCTGGGAATCACCTTGCTGAAACACAAATCTCAAGTGAAGATTCAGGGATGAATGAGACGAGCGATAAACAGACATAA
- the PPM1B gene encoding protein phosphatase 1B isoform X2 produces MGAFLDKPKTEKHNAHGAGNGLRYGLSSMQGWRVEMEDAHTAVVGIPHGLEDWSFFAVYDGHAGSRVANYCSTHLLEHITNNEDFRAAEKPGSALEPSVENVKSGIRTGFLKIDEYMRNFSDLRNGMDRSGSTAVGVMISPEHVYFINCGDSRAVLYRNGQVCFSTQDHKPCNPREKERIQNAGGSVMIQRVNGSLAVSRALGDYDYKCVDGKGPTEQLVSPEPEVCEILRAEEDEFIILACDGIWDVMSNEELCEFVKSRLEVSDDLEKVCNWVVDTCLHKGSRDNMSIVLVCFSNAPKVSDEAVKKDAELDKHLESRVEEIMEKSGEEGMPDLAHVIRILSAENIPNLPPGGGLAGKRNIIEAVYSRLNPHRENEGDPGEAEESGTQGKLVEALRQMRINHRGNYRHLLEEMLTSYRLAKIQGEECTAESAATSTSDNDAGPSDPVSENPTESGNHLAETQISSEDSGMNETSDKQT; encoded by the exons ATGGGTGCATTTTTGGATAAACCAAAAACTGAAAAGCATAATGCTCATGGTGCAGGGAATGGCTTGCGTTATGGCCTCAGCAGTATGCAGGGATGGAGAGTGGAAATGGAAGATGCTCACACAGCTGTTGTGGGTATTCCTCACGGCTTAGAGGACTGGTCCTTTTTTGCTGTCTATGATGGTCACGCAGGATCTCGTGTTGCAAATTATTGCTCCACACACTTACTAGAACACATCACTAACAATGAAGACTTTAGGGCGGCAGAAAAACCTGGATCTGCTCTTGAACCTTCAGTGGAAAATGTCAAGAGTGGAATCAGAACTGGCTTTTTGAAAATTGATGAGTATATGCGCAATTTCTCAGACCTCAGAAATGGGATGGACAGAAGTGGCTCAACAGCAGTGGGAGTTATGATTTCACCTGAGCATGTATACTTTATCAATTGTGGTGATTCACGTGCTGTTCTCTATAGGAATGGACAAGTCTGTTTTTCAACACAGGATCACAAACCTTGCAACCCAAGGGAGAAAGAGCGAATCCAGAACGCAGGAGGCAGTGTAATGATTCAGCGCGTTAATGGTTCATTGGCAGTTTCTCGAGCTCTGGGGGACTATGACTACAAGTGTGTTGACGGTAAAGGCCCTACAGAACAACTTGTTTCTCCAGAGCCAGAGGTTTGTGAAATTTTAAGGGCAGAAGAAGATGAGTTTATCATCTTGGCTTGTGATGGAATCTGGGATGTAATGAGCAACGAAGAGCTCTGTGAATTTGTTAAGTCTAGACTTGAAGTATCAGATGACCTGGAAAAAGTGTGCAATTGGGTAGTGGACACTTGTTTACATAAG GGGAGTCGTGATAACATGAGTATTGTActagtttgtttttcaaatgctcCTAAGGTCTCAGATGAGGCAGTGAAAAAAGATGCAGAGTTGGATAAGCACTTGGAATCACGGGTTGAAG AAATTATGGAAAAATCAGGTGAAGAAGGAATGCCTGATCTTGCGCATGTTATTCGTATTTTATCTGCGGAGAATATCCCTAATTTACCACCAGGAGGTGGTTTAGCTGGCAA GCGTAATATTATTGAAGCTGTGTACAGTAGACTGAATCCACACAGAGAGAACGAGGGG GACCCTGGCGAAGCCGAGGAAAGTGGAACACAGGGAAAATTGGTGGAAGCACTCAGGCAAATGAGAATTAATCATAGGGGAAACTACCGCCACCTTCTGGAAGAGATGCTGACTAGTTACAGGCTAGCTAAGATACAGGGAGAAGAGTGCACTGCTGAATCAGCTGCAACTTCTACTTCAGATAATGATGCTGGACCCAGTGACCCTGTATCAGAAAACCCCACAGAATCTGGGAATCACCTTGCTGAAACACAAATCTCAAGTGAAGATTCAGGGATGAATGAGACGAGCGATAAACAGACATAA
- the PPM1B gene encoding protein phosphatase 1B isoform X4, with translation MMFYSTFLKRSSKEIRYCINMGAFLDKPKTEKHNAHGAGNGLRYGLSSMQGWRVEMEDAHTAVVGIPHGLEDWSFFAVYDGHAGSRVANYCSTHLLEHITNNEDFRAAEKPGSALEPSVENVKSGIRTGFLKIDEYMRNFSDLRNGMDRSGSTAVGVMISPEHVYFINCGDSRAVLYRNGQVCFSTQDHKPCNPREKERIQNAGGSVMIQRVNGSLAVSRALGDYDYKCVDGKGPTEQLVSPEPEVCEILRAEEDEFIILACDGIWDVMSNEELCEFVKSRLEVSDDLEKVCNWVVDTCLHKGSRDNMSIVLVCFSNAPKVSDEAVKKDAELDKHLESRVEEIMEKSGEEGMPDLAHVIRILSAENIPNLPPGGGLAGKRNIIEAVYSRLNPHRENEGQNACRNQS, from the exons aTTCGTTATTGCATAAACATGGGTGCATTTTTGGATAAACCAAAAACTGAAAAGCATAATGCTCATGGTGCAGGGAATGGCTTGCGTTATGGCCTCAGCAGTATGCAGGGATGGAGAGTGGAAATGGAAGATGCTCACACAGCTGTTGTGGGTATTCCTCACGGCTTAGAGGACTGGTCCTTTTTTGCTGTCTATGATGGTCACGCAGGATCTCGTGTTGCAAATTATTGCTCCACACACTTACTAGAACACATCACTAACAATGAAGACTTTAGGGCGGCAGAAAAACCTGGATCTGCTCTTGAACCTTCAGTGGAAAATGTCAAGAGTGGAATCAGAACTGGCTTTTTGAAAATTGATGAGTATATGCGCAATTTCTCAGACCTCAGAAATGGGATGGACAGAAGTGGCTCAACAGCAGTGGGAGTTATGATTTCACCTGAGCATGTATACTTTATCAATTGTGGTGATTCACGTGCTGTTCTCTATAGGAATGGACAAGTCTGTTTTTCAACACAGGATCACAAACCTTGCAACCCAAGGGAGAAAGAGCGAATCCAGAACGCAGGAGGCAGTGTAATGATTCAGCGCGTTAATGGTTCATTGGCAGTTTCTCGAGCTCTGGGGGACTATGACTACAAGTGTGTTGACGGTAAAGGCCCTACAGAACAACTTGTTTCTCCAGAGCCAGAGGTTTGTGAAATTTTAAGGGCAGAAGAAGATGAGTTTATCATCTTGGCTTGTGATGGAATCTGGGATGTAATGAGCAACGAAGAGCTCTGTGAATTTGTTAAGTCTAGACTTGAAGTATCAGATGACCTGGAAAAAGTGTGCAATTGGGTAGTGGACACTTGTTTACATAAG GGGAGTCGTGATAACATGAGTATTGTActagtttgtttttcaaatgctcCTAAGGTCTCAGATGAGGCAGTGAAAAAAGATGCAGAGTTGGATAAGCACTTGGAATCACGGGTTGAAG AAATTATGGAAAAATCAGGTGAAGAAGGAATGCCTGATCTTGCGCATGTTATTCGTATTTTATCTGCGGAGAATATCCCTAATTTACCACCAGGAGGTGGTTTAGCTGGCAA GCGTAATATTATTGAAGCTGTGTACAGTAGACTGAATCCACACAGAGAGAACGAGGGG CAAAATGCATGCAGAAATCAGTCTTAA